A region of the Microbulbifer pacificus genome:
TGCGAAGGCGCACTTCTGCCACTACTTTACTATCGGGACTGGTCAGAAAGGGTAAGCGCCGATCCCGAGGAACCTACGCAACAAAACGAACTCTCCACGGATTCCGATACCAAAACCGCCATCAACTGCCCGAAATGCAGCAGATTGATGACCAAGTACTCGGTGGCGGGATCGTTGGATACTCGACTGGATCTGTGCGGCAATTGTGACGAGGCCTGGCTGGATGGCGGCGAATGGCAACTGCTCAAGTCGATGGAACTGGGAAACAAGTTGCCAAGTGTGTTCACCGAGCAGTGGCAGAGAAAGGTACGATCGGAAAAAACAGAAATAGACCGAGTCAATCGCTTGAAGAAAGTGGTTGGCGAATCTGACACTGAAAGA
Encoded here:
- a CDS encoding zf-TFIIB domain-containing protein, which translates into the protein MHCPKCKHQFLKPTKIEEGLPVMGCPKCEGALLPLLYYRDWSERVSADPEEPTQQNELSTDSDTKTAINCPKCSRLMTKYSVAGSLDTRLDLCGNCDEAWLDGGEWQLLKSMELGNKLPSVFTEQWQRKVRSEKTEIDRVNRLKKVVGESDTERAVEIKTWLKSNKNKATILHFLGTD